Below is a genomic region from Bombus pascuorum chromosome 7, iyBomPasc1.1, whole genome shotgun sequence.
TACTTCGAATACGTTCCTTCCGAGATCCAAATtcctcgacgttcgttattcCACCGAAAGCTTCTCAATCGTCAGTCATCTCTCTACGCTTTACTCGTTTATGGACGAATGACCGCGATTCGGATCAGATTTGTCTCCTAGCATCTGAACATAAAACTTTCTCTCTACTACATACTAAATAAACGAGATCTTATTGGCGATTGTGTCGCCTCTTACCTCCTAGAAAAGAATCTTAATGCCGTAATCTTATTAACGCGGCGATAAAAGCGACGATACTGTGATGTAATATTTGGAGAATAACGCGGGTTAAAGGTTGTACAATAGACGGTGGGTCGTTGCAATACGATGCGTCGACGCGTAAAAGCTGCCGTCGTCGTTGCATGCGTTTTCTTGTCCGAGAGAGAAAGCACGTAAACGTCGTTTCGTACCGACAAAACGAACGTAGACGAATAACTTTAGTTCGGTCATGGCAAGTGTGGTAACCGTCGTTTGCGCGGTTTTCCGAATCCAGTGCGCTCGAGTCCGTCGCACGCTAGCCATTATCGTTACATAACCTATATACGTTCGCGTATTGCGGACCAATTCCACACGAGGAGAACACCTAGGACGGGACGATATGGGCGAAGCGAAAGGTTCGTCGCGATTTTCCAGTTATTCAAACGGTTGATCGGACGCGGTGTAAATATCTACAGTCTCGAAGGAATTTTgaacaaagaaacgaaaatagaTCTCGCGTCGCGTTCCATAGAACCAAGGACCAATCAGTTTCAGTCTCTCGGAGAGCGACCGCGTCTACGGAACATGGAAACTATAAAAATGCTTGTTCCCTCCTTTtctgcttttctttctttttatcaagcAGCAACTCCACCATAACTTTTCGCTAGATATCGTTTCATTGTTTACGCTCCTCTGGATACGAGTCGAATTTCCAGGAAATATTTTCGCGGATGGAAACATGGAAtggcagagagagagagagagagagagagttcgcGTTATCGCGAGTAAGACAACTCGGGGAACGATTAACGTTACCGAGAGTCGTGTCGAAGGGTAgaatatcttcttcttcgagaATAATACGTGGTCGAGATACTCGATGAACGCGTCCTATCGTGCGATACGGCACGGCTCTCGCGGCCGGAAACGCGAGCCGACGTGCGATATCATTTATTCCCGGGAATATCGCGCGCTAAGGCGTGGCGTTTCTCGAAAGgcagagaaataaaaaggcTGAACGAAGAAAGGCGCGCCAAGAGTTTATCAATCTGAAAATTTCGTACAGAAGTCTACTCGAAGCAAAGTGGTGACAGACAGGAAATGACTGTCACTGGAATCAGCTTGCGAAGGAAACGCTCAAAGAGGAAACGCAAAAGGGAGAAGACAAGTGCGAACGAGATAAGTTAGTCCGCGGTAGGGGTAGTGGTGCGTAATCGACATCGGTGCATCGGTGTGCTTTATTCCGAAGATTGGCATTCGTCGGATCTGAGAAAGGCGAGACTAAGATTCTCCTGTCGAGTATCTATTCGTAACGCGAGTCTGATGAATGCGAGCCGTCGCATCGCGCGTCACACGACCAATAGACGCGGACGAGCGAATGGATGGATGGATTATTTTTGGTCACGAAGATCCTCGTGGAGGGTAGTTGGCTCGAATTAGCCGTTCCAATAGAGGGTGCGCCAACAACTAGAGCAAAGGGGACGCCTTTTGCTATTTCTCTCGGCCTCTATCCCGATTAacgtttcgtttaaatttgCTAACCAGTCGTATAAAACTTCGAATAAATTGCTCTTGCGACTCTCGATCGTTTGTGTTTCAGCTCGTCGATTAATGGAAGAAAAGTCACTCTACGTACGTATACTGTATGTATATCGAGGATCGTTTTCTCGTTTTAGGCTTTCGATAAACCGAACCGAAGCTCTTGAAGAAAGCCGGGCAAGGTCGCAGAGTATTGGAATACAGGCGTCTACGCACGGCGAGTATCTACACACTGGCGAGTCGCCAACCGGCCGTCAATCGTGCCAAtcgtttcgtatatttttctaacgcGCATATTTTCACCTCGCGCCATTGTCACGAGAATCCTTCGGGGAAAAAACCGTGTTCTAGGAAGGGAACACCCGTTATCCTTTATTCCAATGAACCTAATGAACCTACAAATTagcttttcattttatcgagGTACCAACGTTAATCGGTATTACATACACGCGCGAACCATCGACGGTCGAATCGTTTCGCGTTGTATTCCTCCTGATCCCAATTCGGATATTCGAATAGCAGCGGACACGACTTCTTAAGTTCGCGCCTTCTTCGAgaacagtttttttttttttttttttttttttttggttattttacaatttgtccgtatggacatttggtaaagtgttatatcttattggtggagaaaaaaaaaataaaataaaaataaatatagcatgtgggtggctacccccagcggggtgccagcttcgttttttctaagttatatcttttatgtagaACAAAGTTACAcgtaatgttttattttatagcttGATTCACGATACAGCAAAATATCCTAAATTGAGCGATTACATAACGATAGCTGTACCGCTGCGAGAACTCTCGGCCGATTTTCTGCCTGGGACCGAACCAAGCTTTACCTCGTGTCCTTGACCCTGACCGACGTTTGTCATATCCTCTTCTCTTCATATTTTTCCCCAGTCACGGATCCAGTCGCTTCCCTAACAAAACAAACTTTCTCACTGTGTCGCATCGACCGATTTCGCAACGAAATTCGCTAAACAGACGATGATCATGATCGGTAATTACAATTTAGAGAGCTGTCGTCAATTTGGATTTCGACGACCTTTTAACACGCGTTGTAGAAATCAACAGTCTGAACAACATTTTGCTTCGCACGTTACTACCGGAAATTTTTAGTTCTcggatatttgaaaaaatccTACCGGTACCATTCCAGCGAATTTTGTCTGTATTGTGCGTCCGTGACAACGTATGCGTTGGTATTAGTTTGCCGGTTACCGCGAGGCAACCGGATAGAATGATACCCGGGCCTATAAaaactataaacaaaagataagaattAGGTTTGGTTTAGGCGTTACTTTATCCAGTCTCCGCGAAACACGCATACGCTGTACGAACGCACAATTATCATAGGCAGACTTCGCTGTAGTAGTAGAgacaattttttgtaaattcatCGAAAACTAAGACCGAGCGACGGTTATATGTACAGGAAAATGTCATTCGGAatcttatattaaatatgttaaattaCACGTCAcgtatattaaaagaattattcgttCAAGATGGCAGTaaactttctaaataattacctCAGAGTCACCGCACTTGTGGCCGCGTTATCATGGAGTTACATAATTTTGGCAATTGTCCAACTCGAGCGGAACAAGTCGTTCGGGTCAGAAACAAACGCGCGGTTGCGATCGCGTATGTGCCCGTGAACCGTCGTCGATGACTCACAGTgttaacgttattacgtactcgGAATCGTATTTAGACATAGATAATATAAACGATATGGATCGAGCGCAACTCGATCGATCGCGTTGTGCGACTTCTCGCGAAACAAACGCGAGATACGCTTCTGTGAAGAAGCATAGTCGTCGGAAGTATCAGGAATACAATGGTAATGGCAACGGCGACGACAACCGGGAAAAGAAGATGGCGCGCCGGATCGATCCGAGCGGTCAACGAGCAAACCGATCGAGACTCGAACCGTGAAATCGCGGCGACCGACTTGTTTTGTTCCTCGTTCGAGTTTACGCCTGAAAGGGAAATGTTTCGAGAAAACGCGGGGGTGGTGATGAGCGAGGGTCGAGCCGCGGCATGTCGTTCGGACGAGAAAACAGATCTCGTGAAAAACGAACGTTGCTTGGCTCGAGATCtctccgatcgatcgatcgatgggATCGACCCGTAGATCCGCCGGGGGTTGCCCGGGGCGAGAGCTGCGAGAGTTGCCATGACGACCAACGTTTGCCCCGGCACGGTCGTGGTCGCTACCTCCGCCGCGCTCCGAACCACCCACGCGGCTGCTCGATCGAACCCTTTCCGAATCCCGTCTTTCTAGCTAGCCGTTAGCCGGTACTCGCTTTTTCGCGTCTCTTCCGCTCGTCTACCAGTCGCGATCTCTCCGGGCCCACGACTACTTTTTCTCGACGATCTCGTTCCTTTTCTCCCGTTCTCGATTTCTCGAGAAGACGCGGTATCGCGTCGACTCGCTTCGCGCTGTCGCGACAGTCTGCCGAAAGCGGCTCTACATTCCGAGGATTGTCGTACGTTCACGCGTTAGCTCGCTCGCgcgaaaaaattataatcaataatgggtcgattatttttatcctaGCGAGCGACGTTGCGTCTTAATCCAATTAATCACATCCTCGTTAAGCGTACGGTGATCGCACTCCGACCTCTTCGCTATTCGACGTGCGATCGAAGGGTTAAGGACCGCGCTTCTTTCTTTATACGCGCCTCGCAACGATAACTTCGCATCGATTCCATCgacttttttcttcctcttctcggAACATCGTTGCACGCTACCGCGCTCTACTTTCGATATCTTTCTTCGCCGTCGGAAACACGATATCAGTTTGCGAGTGCGTCCAACGAAATTCAAGTCTTTGGGCAAAATAAAGGCTGCTAGTTCTCGAGAACGCCATCCCTTGCAACTAACAACGTAAtccagaaaaaaaaagaaataatttccaacTGTAAATTCAAGTGAAAATCGTAACCGCGAACGCGCGAGCTCGCCGGCTTTGTATCCTACGATGACTAGACAATGAAGATGAAACCACTGTATATAGCGTAGCGTAGCGGATCGGCCATTGTCCTGGTCGATTGTTTTCTCCTTACGTTTCTCGTTCGGCGTGTGTTCCTCTTTCGTCCAGGATAGCACAATGGAACGACGCACGTTTCGTGCCGCGGCGTTTTCTCCGAGTCGACGATTTTTTCGAAATGACGAACCTCGACTTTGCGAGTTTTTAATCGCCTTAACCCGCGCGTCTTCCGTTCGTCGCTGTGCTCTCTTTCGCGAAATATTGTAAACCGAAGTCCACTTCCCCTCTTTCTCTGCCTCTTTTACTACGATTCCCTGTATCTCAGAACCTAGCCACtggttcttttttcttcgctaACCGAGAAAGGTTAAACTTAGGCAGCAGGTGGCGCTGTGCCGCTGCGTCGAAAACAAGCGGGAGTTTTCACCCCTTCCGCGACCcgaatttcttctttccccTCGGATCGTTTTTGCCACCGATCGGAAACACATTTTCCTctcctccctttctctttgctttcctattttcttttttattcgcgCATCTTTAGCTTCTCCTTCGACTTTTCTTCTCATCGCGTAAAATTTCGCCGCTGCTCGAAGACAGATGCGTCATATCCATAATAATGATAAGCCGTAAAAGATAGACATAATTTTCTCCTCGAACGCTTTATCGAGAGAAATCTTCCAAGGTCACCGAGAGGAACGGTGTAGTTGATCGATAAAGTAGATTCGGGTTTCGAACGAAACTAAACAGACGATAACTTTGTGCGGTGTGCGCATCGAGGCGGACAAAACGAGCAACGTTGCAATGCCGCTGCTCGTGCATGCTCATGGTTCGATTCTCCTTCTGAAATTGAGCTTTTCCGTGGCGGCCGATCAGGACACAATCAGGACGATCTAAGTATATCCTTCTCTTGCGTTTTGTTTCAGATCTGTTGGGTCGCGTCGTCGAGGAATGGACAAGGTGCGAGGAGAACGAGCAACGTGTCGGCCTTCCACGCTAATCGGACGAACGGCGACAGGCTAGAAATTGGCGACAACAAGAAACGTTCGCGAGCTTGCGGAAACTTTGATCGGCTTGATCGCTCTAGGCTGGCTTGCTCGCGAAATGGATCGATTCTCGTCATCGCCGTCGATGACGTCGTCAGCGTCGTCGCCGTCAGCGCCGATGTCACCACCGCCGTGATCGAACGCGAGTCGAATTGGACGATCCTGGAACAGATCTGCAACCTCGAACGCGGCAGGAGGACAGCTGATTTTCGAAGTAAGACCCGCGCACCGTTGGCCGATCACCGTCGCGCACCATGTTTGGAACGAAACTGCGCACATGGATGGAAGCACATATCGTGCgatcgaaaaagaagaaggaccGAAAGGGCAAGGGGGAAAAGGGTTTCGACTCCAATTCCAATTCTCCTCGAAACGGGTCTCACAGGTCTCCCGCGTTGCACCAAGTGAGTATGTTTCCATGTCGACGGTACGAAACTCCCTCTTGGTGCTCTTTTGCCGCGACGGTCTCCTCTGTTCTCTCAAAGGTGAAAACGAGAATCGCGGAGCAAACGAGCGAAGAGACGTGCAACGGCATCgcgctctctctttctctcaccTTTTGCTTCCATCGACTCGCTTTCCTCTAGCAGCTATCCAATTAGAGACCGTATACCGGTCGTACACGGCAGTCGACTCCTCCGCTTTCGACCAGGCCGCTTCAACTTTCTTCCGTATCAGCCTTTCTGTCTCTCCTCGATTTCGGAAGAATCGTGACAACGGTTGCCGACTTTAGATCGTCTGGATTCGCAGGTTCATCCGGTAGATTCGCCGTCGAGGAACGTGGACGAAATTCGATTGCACGCAGAGGATGGTAATCGATGCGGTACTGTGACCGCGTCCTCTGGTACGTCGGCGGGCACCGGTAGCGTCAACCTCTCTTCTCCGGAAAGCGCCTACAGTACCGGATACTCGACGGACGGTACCTCACCCGGAACCAGTTATCCACCGGAATATTACATCAACATCAGGACAGGCACCCATTACTTTCAGAGTAACGCCAACGCCAATGCCGGCACAGCCACAGGCAACTACggtaacaacaacaacaacaacagtaGCAGCAAaaacaataacaacaacaacaacggcAGACCGAAGAAACCGAGCGATTCGTCGGATTTGCCGATCGCCTCCGCTTCTTTGGTCTCGGGACGCGGCAGACATGGAAGGTTCGAGGGCAACGTCGAACCTTCCGTCTCTGGCTGTGTCGCGATGTTCTCTACGGCAACCACGACGATGGACAAGTCGGGGAAAGACGTCGTTCGATCCAACGAGTACGGCAGGACGAGTAAGGTACGTATCCCGTTCGGGATCCGTTGTCGTTGGTCACGCAGCACCGATTCAACGGAGAGGAACAGACTCGCGTCTTCGTCCTTTTAGATATCGACTCGACGGACGTCGCAAAGTGACGCGATTCGCTTTGCCAAACAGATCGGCGATCGTCGTCCGGAAGAGGATCTCTCGGTACAGCGAACGGCGTTACCGAAGGAGAGGCGGACCGAGGAATCCTTCTCGGCCGAATCTTCGAGGAGCAACTTGACCGAGCCACCGCCTCCTTCCTCCATACCGCCGCCATTACTCTCACCGACCGTACAATCGCCGCGCGAACGCTCGCGAATCCGAACGAATCCGTGGCTGTCGGCCAACTCTTCCGGCTCGAGTACCACCACCGGCGGCTTCAAATCGAGATCGAATATCGACGATACCAGCAGCGGTTCCGGCCTGAAGCTCACGGAATCGTCAGGGAGCGCGAGTGACGTAAACGCGAGCAGTGCGCGAGTAGGACGAGCCAGAAGAGAACTGAAACAGGAGAGTCTGAGCGCCGGAAGGAGTCCGTTAGTATATCAGAGTTCTCTTTGCATCTCGAATTCCGCCATCGAAACGACACGATCGCCTTCCTTATTCGAATCCAAATCTTTCTCGTAGGATAAATCAAAATTGGAGAATAGCGTCTGGCATGGAGATTCGGCCAAAGATAGCTTTGTCCGTGCAAAGACGCAACAGCAGCagtagcagcagcagcagtagCGGCAGTAGCACCAACAGCAGCAGCTGCGACGGCGGTAGCAACGTAAGCAGCGTTGCCGGTAGCAACGGTACCGGCGGTAGTAGCAGCAACGACAACGAGGACGGAAATAGGAACGGCAACGAGAAGGAAAATGGAAACGGAAACGGTAATAGAAACGGTTCGTCCGCGTCGTCGATCACGCGAAGCGCCAGATCATCCGAAGACGATATCACCTTGAACGAGATGATGGGAAAATTCGACGAAAGTTACGTTTACGAGAAGGAGACGGACATTTTGTCGGACAGCGATCCGACCGATTGCGAGGACTACATCGAATCTCTGTCGGATCTGGACGCCGTTAGAGACGGCGCCGATGAAAACGATCCTCTCGGCAACGATGACTTCGACTATATCGACAACGGTTCGTTCCTCGATCTCGACAATCTCGATTGCACCGGACGTTTCACCAACACCGGACACTGTACTTATTTCGCGTTCGCCGGCGAACTCGCTCGACGCAGCAGCAGACTGCGAGAGTCGTTGATGAAGCGGAGGAACAGAGACGACGCGGCGACGGCGGCCGCGGCGGCGATGCTTCAGAGGTAAGGCGTACGTGCATGCGCAAATTCTATTTCCTGTCGGCGATGAAACGCGTCACGACTCTGTTCGCAGAACGATCAGCGCGAAGAATACCGCGAAGAAGCAAACGTCGCGACACAAGAAGCAACCAACGGACGAGAAGCAGCAGTCGAGCGAAAAACGGAAAAAGAGATGCTCTCAGCGCAGGAAACCGAATGTCGACAAACGCGATCCGAATACCACCGTAATAGGAGTCATTGGTCGGAATAACGAGCGTAACggtgacgacgacgacaacaacgacgacgacaacgacgacgacgacgacgacgacgaagaagaaacggcGGCGAACTTAAACCGCGTGCTGGTCGAGAGAATGCTGCTTAAAAACTCGGGCTTCAATCAGGGTAGTAGAAGCGTCGGTGGTACGCCGATTTGTTTGCGTCGCAAGAAACAAAATTGCGACGTGAACAAAAATTTGTCACCGCTGCGAACGACCGACGAACGATCGTCTGCCGGCCGGCTCGTCACCGGTGATCTTGATGTCGTCAAGAGACGTTCCAACTCGGTACGCGCGCGCGCTCTAATTTCTACTTATCTACGTATATCGGCCTATGCTACGTATACCGATTACACCGATATATCggtcctctttttttttctttcgatctaCAGGTGAGCTACGTGAACGGAAACCTCGTCAGGCGGCGGCTAACTACCACCGACAACAACACCTATATGACAACGTTCGCCTCCGAGATCGCTCTGATCGAGGCCGATAAGGAAGCGGACAAAAAGTATCGAGAATTGATCCTCGAGGCAGAAAACATTTTGGTGAACATGCAAAAGAATCAAACCAGCCTACCCGTCGTACCGTCACCCTCGCGAAAGTTTCACAACGGACTGACCAACAAACGGGTCGAACTGATCAAAAATACAGAGCTGAACATCGAACTTGCCCTCTCCAAGAGTAGGAACTCGCAGCCGGAATTGCAGAGTGGCAGCATCAAGGATCTCGAGCATACCAGTCCCAAGAGGCAGCAATTCGTTCAACCATGTTCCCCGATGCGACGATTCGTCGAGCGAAACGTTTCCCCACCGGTGCCCTGTACGACAGCGGCCACGTTCCAATCGAGCTCGATCAAATGCTCCATCGACTCTCCTCTCGCTTCGAGAAGAAAGGCGACGACGACCGTGAGCCAACGCCAGTCACCCGATAAAAGTATGCTTCGTTGCTCTCGGCCGAGAGTCTACGAGAATCAGGATCCCGACGATTACGACGGACGGCGAGTAAACGCGAGAATGGCCACTGCGTCCACGACCAATTCGCCATCGGCAGCGACGATGTTCAATTGCAACGGTATCGTCGGTTCGGATCAGTGCGCCACGCGCTCTCAAACTTCCCCTTATCTCGTCAACAGGCCTCGTTGCACCTTTCTAGCGCACACGGATTCTTTCCCCGGAGCAAGTCGAAGAGAACTTCGCACCTCGAGATCGTCGCTCAACGCCGTAACCAAGGAGGAGGGAGTAACGTCGAGTTCCTCGGACTCGGAGGAAAGATGCGACGTCAGGAGGCGAGCACCTCTGATGACTTTCAGGTTAGCGCGTCGAACGCTACATCCTTGACACCCACGTTCCCCCGTATCCGCCGATCTTGTTAGAGGCACCAGTTTCATACAACGCTCTTTTTCATCTTTGCAGGTCAGTCGATATGGGTCCCATAAAGGAAGGATCCTCCTATTGTCCGCAAAGCGAACCGGTCAAAAGGAAGGTGTACGCAGGCAGTGCTACCTACGGCAGGATACAAAAGACTTTAGGGGAGCACGTCACGTTGAGAAATTCGGACGGGGATACCGCCACCGACGATACCGGTAAGCAGGCCGTACGATGAGTCGCGACAAGTACACGCAACTATCTACGCTGTCCTTGTCGTTCACAGATGATTCGAGGAGATCTCTGAAAGAAAAAGTGGCCAGGCTTCGGCAAGAACGGTTGGCCGCAAACGCGTCCGTAAGCGCTCAGGATTCGCAGATCTTCCAGCATCGATTGTCCCGACTGCGAAGACAAATGCTGATGCAAACGATTGAGGGCCTGAAGCGAAGTCTCGAGGATCAGTCGGCGACTTTGAAGCAGACGTGTTTGGAACCGGTAATGACCGATCGAATGCCCTGAACCGATCGCGAAATCCTAAAGAATCGACATCTCCTCGTAAAATTGGCTCGCGATCGGCGAATCCGGCCGGTCGTGTCGCTGTGGAACAAtcacgacgacgacaacgacgacggcgacgacgatTCGCGCATCGAAGATCATCGAGCGACGAACAACTTAGGCGCGACACACGGTTACGCTCTTCGTCGTGTAACATTCCCGCCGAATTGTCACGTGCGATGCTCGCGAAACGCGTCGAGTCACCGTGAAACGACGATGATCGACGCGATCTAGCCGAATTTCTATCTATCTATTCGTTTAGAAGGGAATCGATCTATTTTTCTGCCTGTTTATACGGTAAGGATGTCAAAATtaagaatatgaaatattttctgggCATTGTTCTCGCGCTTTTTGCTCGACGtgtttaaaaaagattacGCCGCCGCGACTGTACGCGATCACCTTCGAGTCGTTTCAGGAAGAATCGCATCCGGTGGAACAAAGTCTTTTTCGATTCACTGTTCTTACGAGGAATATGCTCTTATcgcgatttctttttcttcgcctcttattttttcttttttcttttttttttttttttggaatttgttttttaactTAACGATCACAAACGATTCGCGTACTTTCACGGGCCTATTCGTAGATTAATTCTCGCGTCGACAGCATTCGCCGGTATCCCAATTTTCtcatacacatacatatattaactCGTAATGTTCCTATTTCTACTTCGTACTTGCTACTTCCGAAGATAAACTGTCAAAGTAAGAACGGACTAGGAGCAAAGTTGTCGTCGATTCCGTCGGTCGGTCGGAACAAACATTTCCCGTTAGTATACCAAAGATAATAATCTAGCACGGTAGTATAGAATCGTTTAGTTGATAATAGCATCATATGCTATATAGACGTTCGTAATATTAGAAAGCTACTActagaatattttcttctgggtttcgtagaaaaatgatattgatTCGCGTGGAGAAATCGTCGAGAGATCTTCCAAGATCGTCAGAATCGAATTCTTACCGTCGACGATCAGTTCGATTCTCCCTTCGTTCGATTCCTtgcgtaaaatataattctctcTCGCTGATTCGGCGTCGATGATATTCAACTCTGACGGTCTAATAGACGAAAAATACTTTCAGTCACGGTGATATTTTTCTGAGAATAGACTGATAGCGTTATCGACATATTATATCTTTAGACTTAAGTGTTCGAtgacaattatttctttgtgaTTTACATATACGTTTCGAGTTCTCTCTCGGTAAGAGACGACAATTCATAATACGCACACGATATTTATGTTTGTGTTAGATGTGCTAGAGACCATAGTAAAAGATGTTAGAGAACAATAGTGGTAGCGAATACTAGTACGCTAGCTAGTTAGCCAGTTATCGACTATACAATGtcgtaatatcgtttctttttttttttttttttctttctttctttcttgatCCTCTCTTGTGATTTATTTGCCCCGTTTCGTTGGGAACTGTGATCGCAACTTTCTTAGCCAGTTTTAAAGTTAACGCCGTAACACGTGAAATACCTATTAATTTCACAGTGAATCACGGTTGGCTCAGGTCAATTCATTCGCAACTTTTATACCCGATACGTGTGTATCTATATActcgtatacatatacacacatatatatatatatgtttaatttttccttcgagaagatttaatttctactttatttttactttatacaAGTAAACGAATATTGTTATCGTCATTGCCATCATCAACATCGTCGTCATCGTTATTATCATCATTGTCATTATTATTGCGACTATAATTTTCTTACGCGGAGATACTCGTTCCGATCTGAATTAACGTAAACGTGATACGTCGAGGTTATGCTGATACGTTACTACAAAAATTTCCTAACTGAATATTGTTGTTCAGTATGACGACTTTATATCGCTATTATCACCATCATCATCGTCATCATTATCATCATTATCGTTACTATTACTAgtactattattattgtttagcAGTATCATCGTCATCGTCTTTATGGTTTTCATTACCTTAACTAATTAAGTAGACC
It encodes:
- the LOC132908881 gene encoding uncharacterized protein LOC132908881 isoform X3; this translates as MFGTKLRTWMEAHIVRSKKKKDRKGKGEKGFDSNSNSPRNGSHRSPALHQVHPVDSPSRNVDEIRLHAEDGNRCGTVTASSGTSAGTGSVNLSSPESAYSTGYSTDGTSPGTSYPPEYYINIRTGTHYFQSNANANAGTATGNYGNNNNNNSSSKNNNNNNNGRPKKPSDSSDLPIASASLVSGRGRHGRFEGNVEPSVSGCVAMFSTATTTMDKSGKDVVRSNEYGRTSKIGDRRPEEDLSVQRTALPKERRTEESFSAESSRSNLTEPPPPSSIPPPLLSPTVQSPRERSRIRTNPWLSANSSGSSTTTGGFKSRSNIDDTSSGSGLKLTESSGSASDVNASSARVGRARRELKQESLSAGRSPINQNWRIASGMEIRPKIALSVQRRNSSSSSSSSSGSSTNSSSCDGGSNVSSVAGSNGTGGSSSNDNEDGNRNGNEKENGNGNGNRNGSSASSITRSARSSEDDITLNEMMGKFDESYVYEKETDILSDSDPTDCEDYIESLSDLDAVRDGADENDPLGNDDFDYIDNGSFLDLDNLDCTGRFTNTGHCTYFAFAGELARRSSRLRESLMKRRNRDDAATAAAAAMLQRTISAKNTAKKQTSRHKKQPTDEKQQSSEKRKKRCSQRRKPNVDKRDPNTTVIGVIGRNNERNGDDDDNNDDDNDDDDDDDEEETAANLNRVLVERMLLKNSGFNQGSRSVGGTPICLRRKKQNCDVNKNLSPLRTTDERSSAGRLVTGDLDVVKRRSNSVSYVNGNLVRRRLTTTDNNTYMTTFASEIALIEADKEADKKYRELILEAENILVNMQKNQTSLPVVPSPSRKFHNGLTNKRVELIKNTELNIELALSKSRNSQPELQSGSIKDLEHTSPKRQQFVQPCSPMRRFVERNVSPPVPCTTAATFQSSSIKCSIDSPLASRRKATTTVSQRQSPDKSMLRCSRPRVYENQDPDDYDGRRVNARMATASTTNSPSAATMFNCNGIVGSDQCATRSQTSPYLVNRPRCTFLAHTDSFPGASRRELRTSRSSLNAVTKEEGVTSSSSDSEERCDVRRRAPLMTFRSVDMGPIKEGSSYCPQSEPVKRKVYAGSATYGRIQKTLGEHVTLRNSDGDTATDDTDDSRRSLKEKVARLRQERLAANASVSAQDSQIFQHRLSRLRRQMLMQTIEGLKRSLEDQSATLKQTCLEPINCQSKNGLGAKLSSIPSVGRNKHFPYTKSGSLKDSTECAPNNGYYFLPLYDKGEYVLKVDPPRGWSFEPTEILLVVDGITDACSKGKDINFTFKGFGITGRVTSLGSDSGPKGVTVSLYKESNKQVPVGTTVTMEGGIFYFTPIQPGQYVLVASHPTWMLKVNTVKVTVQEGNTELPNDSLVIYGYDVSGRVTSEEEAVSGVTFVLFGNGVARNCATTPISKDLESRKPLCHVSSDKSGKFMFPSLSPGEYKLVPCYVGAQTKFDVQPPELSFKVNHSSVLLRQGFKVTGFTVNGVVRTAINGDPLPGAKVLLSQKQIAITNEHGKYVFDNVKAGQYILKAESEDLLFNDKSLKISPNSPELPVLIPTAYKVRGKVSLSAERGSDHRKVSIQNTATTFVKEIGIDAITGEFSTYLTPDTYQLSVIVSAEERAKGLQFFPLQETIYVSSRPVGDINFLQLKATLTGTVKCLPEIDCSQASVTLKVLDGITIKTIQTKVSFDHAAGQYQFTDVLPGHYEVLIDNDVFCWANPSYRISITSERSELPPFEQTGFSVTFISSHDTTVEYSKADELKKLTLALNKGSTKHCVSEPGTYIFTPKSCHVYEKLSHTWDTNTVSPILLHSTEHSHIGNILSRSALDEIKVKIENAAGEVMILGPLKSTRHEDLYKYKFEFKAKTDNVYTITPLSNVLLFVPTSLKVLGVNDCQDDIATFVGDLGKIITGRINPPLGGVTVKIFGNDKAVPIHKVDTQEDGTYNIGPLDGKVEYSVTAEKNQFVITGPDSNGVFAAHKLAEIVVQVSDQADNVSLQGVLLSLSGEQSYRKNSITGENGKLIFDSLSPGEYYLRPMMKEYRFDPPSKMIKVVEGATVKIDLYGKKVAFSAYGSVTSLNGEPEAGLLVEVQGQGDCDNLQEEATTEENGSFRIRGLQPTCTYAFRLKPNAEVNAHIQRTSPTSTSIQTSSDIRGLRLITFYPIARTDVSVHVLSMQPEYYRTLKIKLCKEDTPDSPIHTSRLTTQQLSKVGSAYNAGFLVHLPPLQADGKKYFVQLESSLSHTLHKYRTIPFYFEANSSFKYVKLIFNAERKADHSDMNQTSVVALPFIILITIAFFNREKLWLWLNALIERWPKSAPISKTPVPAVPVDPRADDIIVEQIMNINKRKTKPRKL